The Chryseobacterium glaciei DNA window TATAAGATTATAAGTTTTGATGTAGTCTAATGCAATATTTTTATTCATTTTGTTTTAATTTTTGACAAAACTAAAGTGAATATGAATATTAGAAAATATTATTATTTGGTCTGCAGGAAATATTATTTAGTTAGGCCTTTTTCTAATGTAGATGAATTATAGCATCATTTTGAGAAAAGCATTCATTAAACATTCGCGGTAACTTTTTGCTACTGTAATTTTTAAATCTTTGCATGTGATGTGATTATCTTCGAAATAATCAATATTTGTCAGATTGACGATATAGGAATTATGAACCCGCATAAATTCGTCAGGAAGACTTTCAATTAAGTCTTTAAGTGATTTATAATAAATGAATTTTTTATCAGAAGTTGTATAAATTTCGACATAGTTTCCCAATCCTTTTATGACTGTGATGTCATCAAAGAAAAGTTTAACCAACTTTTTATCAGTTTTAATGAAAGCAAAAGTTTTATTTATCATCGGCTATTTACTTATCAAATAAACTTTTTTATAAAACTCTTTGGGCGTGTAGATAGGCTTTATTCCAGTATTTCTCGTTCAATGAAGAAATAATTACTCCTTTTGATGTCGATGCGTGGATAAATTTCACTTCGCCATCCGTATTAATATCATGAACAATTCCTACATGAGAAACTCTGCTTCCTCCGGCTGTTGCGAAAAACAAAAGATCTCCAGGTTTTACTTCAGTGATATCGATTTTTTGACCTGCTTCCGCCTGATCGGTTGACCTGCGTGGAAGACTGAAATCATTTTCCTCAAACACTTTAA harbors:
- a CDS encoding LytR/AlgR family response regulator transcription factor, whose amino-acid sequence is MINKTFAFIKTDKKLVKLFFDDITVIKGLGNYVEIYTTSDKKFIYYKSLKDLIESLPDEFMRVHNSYIVNLTNIDYFEDNHITCKDLKITVAKSYRECLMNAFLKMML